A genomic region of Catalinimonas niigatensis contains the following coding sequences:
- the mgtE gene encoding magnesium transporter, translating into MESTDTPSRWEKLREIIELGDQQLLEEHIEKISAAELVHAMSHLDKDDQLRLLNLLSPDYSAYLFEEIPDSQATELLEKLSAEKAATIIQEMWSNDQADLISSLEKEDAEAILAKMSPEEAEEVRRLARYADDTAGGLMITEFLVFPESETVADVVENMNQHAEEYSDYNVQYVYVKSGKGRLIGVLRLRDLLLSPPHTPIRKIMIKSILSVTVDQKLDQLLEFFEEHDFVGVPVVDYQQRLVGVALRKDVLEAAADRSDAELMRTRGIVGGEELRSMPVFLRSRRRLSWLSVNILLNIIAASVIAIYQDTLSSVIALAVFLPIISDMSGCSGNQAVAVSMRELSLNVLKPNEILRVVWQELSVGIINGLILGLLIGMAAWIWKGNPYLGLVTGGALAINTLVAVSLGGAIPLFLKKVGMDPALASSPILTTVTDMFGFFLVLSLASLMLPLLT; encoded by the coding sequence ATGGAGTCAACTGATACCCCCTCTCGCTGGGAAAAACTTAGGGAAATTATTGAACTGGGAGACCAGCAACTGTTAGAAGAGCATATAGAAAAAATCAGTGCTGCAGAGCTTGTCCATGCCATGTCGCATCTGGATAAAGATGACCAACTGCGCTTGCTCAACCTGCTCTCACCCGATTATTCTGCCTATCTTTTTGAAGAAATTCCTGATTCACAGGCTACTGAACTGCTGGAAAAACTGTCGGCAGAGAAAGCAGCTACCATTATTCAGGAAATGTGGAGTAATGATCAGGCGGATTTGATCAGTAGCCTGGAGAAGGAAGATGCTGAGGCTATCCTGGCCAAGATGAGCCCCGAAGAAGCAGAAGAAGTGCGCAGACTGGCTCGTTATGCAGATGATACTGCTGGGGGGCTGATGATTACAGAATTTTTGGTCTTTCCAGAATCAGAAACCGTAGCGGATGTGGTAGAAAACATGAACCAACATGCTGAAGAGTACTCTGATTATAATGTACAATATGTCTATGTCAAATCCGGAAAAGGAAGGCTGATTGGGGTGCTAAGACTCAGAGATTTGCTGCTTTCCCCTCCACATACTCCCATCCGTAAGATCATGATCAAGAGTATTTTGTCAGTGACGGTAGATCAGAAACTGGATCAGCTACTGGAATTTTTTGAAGAACATGATTTTGTCGGGGTACCGGTAGTAGATTACCAGCAGCGTCTGGTGGGAGTAGCCTTAAGAAAAGATGTGCTGGAAGCCGCTGCCGACCGTAGTGATGCAGAACTGATGCGTACGCGCGGTATTGTAGGAGGTGAGGAACTGAGAAGTATGCCCGTTTTTTTACGATCAAGACGCAGGCTTTCCTGGTTAAGCGTAAACATATTATTGAATATCATTGCCGCTAGTGTCATTGCTATATACCAGGATACGCTTAGCTCAGTAATTGCTTTGGCAGTCTTTCTTCCTATCATCTCAGATATGAGTGGCTGCTCTGGCAACCAGGCGGTAGCAGTAAGTATGCGTGAGTTATCATTAAATGTGCTTAAGCCCAATGAAATTTTGCGGGTAGTCTGGCAGGAACTCTCGGTAGGAATTATCAACGGGTTGATTCTTGGCCTGCTCATAGGAATGGCTGCCTGGATATGGAAAGGCAACCCTTATCTTGGACTGGTAACCGGAGGGGCACTAGCCATCAATACTTTGGTAGCCGTAAGCCTGGGAGGAGCCATCCCTTTGTTTTTAAAGAAAGTAGGCATGGACCCAGCCCTGGCTTCCAGCCCCATACTGACCACAGTAACCGATATGTTTGGCTTTTTTCTCGTGCTAAGCCTTGCCTCTCTGATGTTACCTTTGTTAACCTAG
- a CDS encoding glycosyltransferase has translation MNTHTDPESPYTLKNKSLPEPVSVIVCAHNEKENLMRLLPRLYAQNFKRFEIVIVNDRSTDGTIDFLLEEQNQHPNLKVVWVRSRPQHIKGKKYALTLGIRAASHDKLLLTDADCLPDTNDWIRGMSATLDSAALDMLDHTANTLKNEEKTFALGYSPYEKQRGLLNAFIRYETLHTAALYFSAALAGKPYMGVGRNLAYRKSFFMQKKGFHRYLSVMGGDDDLFVNEHATSSNVAISMDTRTQVHSKPKTSLKEYYRQKKRHLGVGKYYKEFDKKWLGAFSFSHILFWMGFIVLILAGTEPYFVISGLLTRGFMQFLFLKTAGRKLNDPINLALLPILDFLYVIYYIVLGISAVSSNNTRWS, from the coding sequence GTGAATACGCATACTGATCCGGAATCACCCTATACCCTCAAAAACAAAAGTTTGCCTGAGCCGGTATCGGTGATTGTTTGTGCCCACAATGAAAAAGAAAACCTGATGCGATTGCTGCCCAGGCTTTATGCGCAAAACTTCAAAAGATTTGAAATTGTTATTGTCAATGACCGCTCTACAGATGGTACAATAGACTTTCTGCTTGAAGAGCAAAATCAACATCCAAATTTAAAGGTGGTTTGGGTTCGCTCTCGTCCGCAGCATATCAAAGGGAAAAAATATGCTTTGACGCTAGGCATACGCGCAGCCAGCCATGACAAACTCTTACTCACCGATGCAGACTGCCTGCCTGATACTAACGACTGGATCAGAGGAATGAGTGCCACACTGGATAGTGCCGCACTGGATATGTTGGATCATACAGCAAATACTCTAAAGAATGAAGAAAAGACTTTTGCATTGGGCTATTCACCCTATGAAAAACAAAGAGGCTTACTAAATGCCTTTATCCGCTACGAAACTTTGCATACTGCTGCACTTTATTTCTCGGCGGCTTTGGCTGGCAAGCCTTATATGGGGGTAGGTAGAAACCTGGCTTACCGTAAATCTTTCTTTATGCAAAAAAAAGGTTTTCACAGATACCTTAGCGTGATGGGCGGAGATGATGATCTCTTTGTCAACGAGCACGCTACAAGCAGCAATGTTGCCATCAGCATGGACACACGAACACAAGTTCATTCCAAACCTAAAACTTCACTGAAAGAATATTACCGGCAGAAGAAACGACATCTAGGTGTGGGTAAGTATTACAAGGAATTTGACAAAAAATGGCTGGGGGCTTTTTCATTTTCTCACATCCTTTTCTGGATGGGATTTATAGTCCTTATTTTGGCAGGAACTGAACCTTACTTTGTGATATCAGGTTTGTTAACCAGAGGGTTTATGCAGTTTCTTTTCCTGAAAACTGCCGGTCGTAAGTTAAATGATCCTATTAATTTAGCACTTCTACCAATATTAGATTTTTTGTACGTTATTTACTATATAGTTCTAGGGATAAGCGCTGTTTCCTCAAATAATACCAGATGGAGTTAA
- a CDS encoding RNA polymerase sigma factor, producing MELKKQFSKKALEDFRLIDEATENQDQQAYAELMRRYKKPVYHMILKMVRNVDDAEDLTIEAFAKAFRSLHRFKKDYTFSTWLFRIATNNTIDFIRKKKLETLSLNTSFKDDNGDAVNIDVEDNNLDPQEEAIKAQKKELVRVFVTKLPSKYQRLVKLRYFQEYSYDEIAKELDAPLGTVKAQLHRARELMYDLVKNKKEHM from the coding sequence ATGGAGTTAAAAAAACAATTTTCTAAAAAAGCCTTAGAAGATTTTCGACTTATAGATGAAGCGACCGAAAACCAAGATCAGCAGGCTTATGCAGAGTTGATGCGGCGGTATAAAAAACCAGTGTATCATATGATCTTGAAAATGGTGCGCAATGTTGATGATGCTGAAGATTTGACTATTGAAGCTTTTGCCAAGGCTTTTCGCAGCCTTCACAGGTTTAAGAAAGACTATACTTTCAGTACCTGGCTGTTTCGTATTGCTACCAACAATACCATTGACTTTATCCGAAAGAAGAAACTGGAAACGCTCAGCCTCAACACTTCATTTAAGGATGATAATGGTGATGCCGTTAATATTGATGTAGAAGACAACAACCTTGATCCTCAGGAGGAAGCCATCAAAGCCCAAAAGAAGGAACTGGTTCGCGTATTTGTGACCAAACTTCCTTCCAAGTACCAAAGACTGGTGAAGCTTCGTTACTTTCAGGAATATTCGTATGACGAAATTGCCAAAGAACTGGATGCCCCTCTGGGTACCGTTAAAGCACAGCTCCACCGAGCCCGGGAGTTGATGTACGATCTGGTGAAGAACAAGAAAGAGCATATGTAA